From the genome of Lineus longissimus chromosome 8, tnLinLong1.2, whole genome shotgun sequence, one region includes:
- the LOC135492576 gene encoding uncharacterized protein LOC135492576 gives MDFSTILEKLQNGIYKDVEAFHFDMLLIKSNCIAYNSPADQVYADCETLFKYYEVEYGKLLKRLEKVKTAQNQKIWNIGSFMHAKKVAREDGTLKIVGDQINKMEATIMEKENRIHELNADIAWRERINCSFKNHTTTKESAVQVDVHLKPMQGAVPTIPTRVNQANSESVNIHPRTARQRIKKTIRAVQHIHGENRQSVVDGLWLTTVRTLTRKELEKYVGRSKKCRNLNLGRVTKPHDRFSKENIVRSVRNLYKGGLISSRKYSNIVKETSATSKPKLVPYKLLIAELKTIQSRLEVTRFSDGVDACYRNFETALLEVGAVYLKIDEHLMSMTGSGLNWFNRNRGQFSVALGAEGAPSGKYGTSTSLLFSLLNVVDKVASCDHNYLLFGGNVKEDDESIMSYLRNLVPEIQKIEQKVYKIGDTDVTFSLDLIPGDNKWLASISGELQMPQHIHVVLQMCTKMSSTKNGSVGSQGYWKPWDYERRLGLAKKVEKMKENNASRPIILKEMAKMKSRQEFVPVLGEYINKCMIDPLHMKNNMCQQMNALIVNEAIKRTDDSILKGGLQSPKFGTSPLGKYFHALKNNLKAGKLYIQMKRWFCENKTSHFFKVL, from the exons ATGGACTTTTCTACTATCCTAGAGAAACTACAG aatggAATTTATAAAGATGTAGAAGCGTTTCACTTTGATATGCTTCTCATTAAAAGCAACTGTATCGCCTACAACAGCCCAGCTGACCAAGTGTATGCAGATTGTGAAACTCTATTCAAATATTATGAAGTGGAATATGGAAAGTTACTGAAGAGATTGGAAAAG GTTAAAACTGCTCAGAATCAAAAGATATGGAATATAGGCTCCTTCATGCATGCAAAGAAAGTTGCACGGGAAGATGGTACATTGAAGATTGTCGGTGACCAGATCAATAAAATGGAGGCTACAataatggaaaaagaaaatagGATCCATGAACTTAATGCTGAT ATTGCATGGCGCGAAAGGATCAACTGTTCCTTCAAGAACCACACAACAACAAAAGAAAGTGCTGTCCAGGTAGATGTTCATTTAAAACCAATGCAAGGTGCAGTGCCAACTATACCAACACGGGTTAACCAAGCTAACTCGGAGTCCGTAAACATTCATCCTCGCACAGCCAGACagagaataaaaaaaacaattcgTGCTGTACAACATATTCATGGTGAAAATCGCCAAAGTGTGGTTGATGGACTGTGGCTAACTACAGTACGGACATTGACACGAAAGGAATTAGAAAAATATGTTGGTAGAAGTAAAAAGTGTAGAAATCTGAATTTGGGAAGAGTGACCAAACCACATGACcggttttcaaaagaaaatattgtcagaAGTGTTAGGAATTTGTACAAGGGTGGACTGATTAGCAGTCGCAAGTATTCCAATATTGTGAAAGAAACCAGTGCTACGTCTAAACCAAAACTTGTGCCATACAAGTTACTAATAGCAGAACTTAAAACGATTCAGTCTCGGCTGGAGGTTACTAGGTTTTCTGATGGCGTTGATGCTTGTTACCGCAATTTTGAAACTGCTCTACTTGAGGTTGGTGCTGTTTATCTCAAGATAGATGAGCACTTGATGTCAATGACAGGTTCAGGGTTGAACTGGTTTAACCGCAATCGTGGTCAGTTTTCAGTTGCCCTTGGTGCTGAGGGTGCTCCTTCTGGTAAATATGGTACTAGTACATCCCTACTGTTCTCTTTACTGAATGTTGTTGACAAAGTCGCAAGTTGTGATCACAACTATTTGCTATTTGGCGGTAACGTGAAAGAAGATGACGAGAGCATCATGTCATACCTGAGAAATCTTGTGCCAGAAATACAGAAAATTGAACAGAAGGTTTACAAGATTGGCGATACTGATGTTACTTTCAGTTTAGATCTCATTCCAGGTGATAACAAATGGCTTGCCTCTATTTCGGGTGAACTTCAAATGCCGCAACATATCCATGTAGTTTTGCAGATGTGCACAAAGATGAGTTCAACAAAGAATGGTAGTGTTGGTTCACAGGGCTATTGGAAGCCATGGGATTATGAAAGACGACTGGGCTTGGCAAAGaaagttgaaaagatgaaagaaaacaatgcatCCCGACCTATTATTCTGAAagaaatggcaaaaatgaaatCTAGGCAAGAATTTGTTCCGGTTCTGGGTGAGTACATTAATAAATGTATGATAGATCCACTCCATATGAAGAACAATATGTGTCAGCAAATGAACGCATTAATTGTCAATGAGGCCATTAAGAGAACAGATGATAGCATCTTGAAAGGAGGGCTACAGTCTCCTAAATTTGGCACTTCACCTCTAGGGAAATATTTCCATGCCCTGAAGAATAATCTCAAAGCTGGAAAATTGTACATCCAGATGAAGAGATGGTTTTGCGAAAACAAAACATCCCATTTTTTTAAAGTCCTGTAA